The following are encoded in a window of Patescibacteria group bacterium genomic DNA:
- a CDS encoding helix-turn-helix domain-containing protein, whose translation MIPFKASQATVPMTIGDCLRSRRREHKLSVRGISQALLIPVKHILHMENDQFSAISEKLYQELFLKSYATYLGLEWSTVKAQYDVQCSAYSQQRMTSNTRSMRPVCARQLIVAPQLIKTISLSLVVCGCFAYLLFLGYRAVSPPPLAIVRPAQDEISATGRVVVQGVTSEHARVTINGEQVATAPDGRFEQDVTLSEGTNIITIGASKKYSKQRSEERRVMYRREHALRMGPFTSN comes from the coding sequence ATGATTCCATTTAAGGCATCACAAGCGACAGTTCCCATGACCATCGGTGATTGTTTGCGTTCGCGCCGGCGCGAGCACAAGCTTTCCGTACGAGGTATTTCTCAAGCTCTTTTGATCCCAGTCAAACATATTCTCCATATGGAGAATGACCAATTTTCCGCAATTTCAGAAAAACTCTATCAAGAGCTTTTTCTTAAGTCGTATGCCACATATCTCGGATTGGAATGGAGTACCGTGAAAGCTCAGTATGATGTGCAGTGCAGCGCCTATTCCCAACAGAGGATGACTTCGAATACCCGATCGATGCGCCCGGTATGCGCTCGCCAACTCATTGTTGCTCCTCAGCTTATTAAGACGATTTCCCTATCATTGGTTGTGTGCGGTTGTTTTGCATACCTGCTTTTTTTGGGATACCGCGCAGTGAGTCCACCCCCGCTGGCTATTGTACGACCCGCACAGGATGAAATAAGTGCAACAGGGCGTGTGGTTGTGCAGGGGGTAACAAGCGAGCATGCTCGAGTAACCATCAACGGAGAACAGGTTGCCACAGCACCTGATGGGAGATTCGAGCAGGATGTTACTTTGTCAGAGGGGACGAATATCATAACGATCGGAGCTTCAAAAAAATACAGCAAACAACGAAGCGAAGAAAGAAGAGTTATGTATCGGCGCGAGCATGCGCTGCGCATGGGCCCATTCACCTCAAATTAA
- a CDS encoding DNA translocase FtsK 4TM domain-containing protein: protein MKKGGKQARSPSGTARALGIMLRRVFSFEYIPHHIRQGIGIMFLFVLAGLSALSLFGLAGRFGEWIAEGLSVLFGFTKYLFPFIVCALALTQFSHDSKEESVHPLIYATSVVFFLLSFTAFWHLHFPIEQSWQAALEGQGGGVAGYFLSYSLSNIIGFWGALLVLSALFISSCLILLNTSLKNFFVQIREVCSGIVQQLQTRRIPTQASIRFDPLHNEEEDQEELIEFSKKQTPLEEEKEQIRIPAVHQEEHGEKMEVRKLPKKKIPIHLSLDLLSNKVLQPTSGDVKANRLVIQKTLENFGIPVEMGEVNVGPTVTQFTFKPAEGIKLSSITGLHNDLALALAAHPIRIEAPIPGKALVGIEVPNQRVALVTLRQLLESDEFKARKSSMMVALGKDVSGASRVAHLASMPHLLIAGSTGSGKTVCINAIIMSLLFQNGPDDLRFIMIDPKRVELPCYNNIPHLLTPVITDVKKTINALKWTIGEMERRFDTLSKASKRDIGSYNKTTEEKLPYIVVVIDELADIMVTSGPEAENLIIRLAQMARAVGIHLILATQRPSVDVITGLIKANITSRIAFAVASQMDSRTILDTSGAEKLIGRGDMLYISSDLSRPVRLQGAYVSDDEIERVVAALKEQGEPTYEEGVTERNGSGSFGNGSDDDDDELLGEATEIIMQAHKASASLLQRRLRIGYARAARILDLLEAKGIIGPGDGAKPREVLVRDLDDVDIRSTSPLTHQNGNPLDEDEEIT, encoded by the coding sequence ATGAAAAAAGGAGGAAAACAAGCTCGCTCACCGAGTGGTACGGCGCGCGCATTAGGAATCATGCTGCGACGCGTTTTTTCGTTTGAATACATCCCTCACCATATACGGCAAGGCATCGGAATTATGTTTCTATTTGTGCTCGCAGGACTCTCTGCGCTCAGCCTTTTTGGTTTGGCTGGAAGATTTGGAGAATGGATAGCGGAAGGGTTGTCGGTGCTCTTTGGTTTTACAAAATATTTATTCCCCTTCATTGTGTGTGCTCTGGCGCTTACACAGTTTTCCCATGATTCAAAAGAAGAGTCTGTGCATCCGCTTATCTATGCTACGAGTGTTGTTTTTTTTCTTCTGTCATTCACGGCGTTTTGGCATCTTCATTTTCCAATAGAGCAGAGTTGGCAAGCAGCGCTTGAAGGGCAGGGCGGCGGTGTAGCTGGATATTTTCTTTCGTACTCGTTATCAAATATTATCGGATTTTGGGGCGCGCTTCTGGTGTTGAGCGCCCTCTTTATCAGTTCATGCCTTATTCTTCTCAACACGTCGTTGAAGAATTTTTTTGTTCAGATTCGGGAGGTGTGTAGTGGGATCGTACAGCAATTGCAAACACGACGAATTCCTACGCAGGCTTCTATTCGGTTTGATCCTCTCCACAATGAAGAGGAAGATCAAGAAGAGCTTATTGAATTTTCAAAAAAACAAACTCCGCTAGAGGAAGAAAAAGAACAAATTCGAATTCCTGCCGTTCACCAAGAAGAACACGGAGAAAAAATGGAAGTGCGCAAACTGCCCAAGAAAAAAATTCCCATCCATCTTTCGCTTGATTTGCTTTCCAATAAAGTGCTGCAGCCTACAAGTGGTGACGTGAAGGCAAATAGGCTTGTTATCCAAAAAACGCTGGAAAATTTTGGCATTCCCGTTGAGATGGGAGAGGTGAATGTCGGACCCACTGTGACGCAGTTTACGTTTAAGCCGGCAGAGGGGATTAAACTCTCATCGATTACAGGCTTACACAACGATCTTGCACTTGCGCTTGCAGCGCATCCTATTCGTATCGAGGCGCCTATTCCCGGCAAAGCGCTTGTGGGAATTGAGGTGCCGAATCAGCGCGTAGCGTTGGTGACGTTGCGCCAACTTCTTGAATCTGATGAATTCAAAGCGCGCAAGTCTTCTATGATGGTTGCTCTTGGCAAGGATGTCAGTGGAGCGTCGCGCGTTGCTCATCTTGCATCTATGCCACATCTCCTGATCGCCGGTTCAACAGGTTCGGGAAAAACCGTTTGCATCAATGCGATTATTATGAGCCTCCTGTTTCAAAATGGACCCGACGACCTTCGTTTTATTATGATCGATCCGAAACGAGTGGAGCTGCCATGCTATAACAATATTCCCCATTTACTTACTCCTGTTATTACGGATGTAAAAAAGACCATCAATGCATTGAAATGGACAATTGGCGAAATGGAGCGGCGGTTTGATACTCTTTCGAAGGCAAGCAAGCGGGATATCGGATCGTACAATAAAACAACCGAAGAAAAGCTCCCCTATATTGTTGTTGTCATCGACGAGTTGGCGGATATCATGGTAACATCTGGGCCGGAAGCGGAAAATCTTATTATCCGATTGGCGCAAATGGCGCGCGCTGTCGGCATTCATCTTATTCTCGCAACACAACGCCCATCCGTGGATGTCATTACGGGTTTAATTAAAGCGAACATCACCTCACGCATTGCATTTGCTGTTGCATCACAGATGGACTCGCGTACGATTTTAGACACTTCAGGCGCAGAGAAGTTGATTGGCCGCGGAGATATGCTGTACATTTCCTCTGATCTTTCGAGGCCCGTACGGTTGCAGGGTGCATATGTATCTGATGATGAAATTGAGCGCGTCGTTGCTGCACTCAAAGAACAGGGAGAGCCTACCTATGAAGAAGGGGTTACCGAACGCAATGGAAGCGGCTCATTTGGAAACGGATCCGATGATGACGATGATGAGTTGTTAGGCGAAGCAACAGAGATTATTATGCAGGCACATAAGGCATCTGCATCTCTTTTACAGCGAAGACTTCGGATTGGCTATGCGCGTGCCGCGCGCATACTTGATCTTTTGGAGGCAAAAGGGATTATTGGTCCTGGAGATGGAGCAAAACCACGAGAGGTACTTGTTCGCGACCTAGATGACGTAGATATCCGCTCAACATCGCCATTAACCCATCAAAACGGTAATCCACTTGATGAAGACGAAGAAATCACGTAA
- the rpoC gene encoding DNA-directed RNA polymerase subunit beta', which produces MAYDEKKDSIHSFEDFDAIRLKLASADDIARWSYGEVTRPETINYRTQRPEKDGLFSERIFGPTKDWECYCGKYKKIRYKGIICDKCGVEVTRSIVRRERMGNIDLAAPVSHIWFLRGVPSKIGMLLDMSVQNLEKVLYFASFVVISVDEQIKADTTQQLRDEGKSKRKSIDQDINRRGNELRSKLETAQNAAEKKDIEKQLTALEKEKVESMGKIDDALRSAEEDLKQLKPLRIMSDISYRDLSMKYGHLFEANIGAEAITTLLSKIDLKALHKQLLKEIEETQGLKYEKLVRRAKLVKSFMHNGIKPESMVLSRIPVIPPDLRPMVALDGGRFATSDLNDLYRRVINRNNRLKQLVELKAPEVICRNEKRMLQEAVDALIDNSARHGKTVMASTGQKRQLKSLADMLKGKRGRFRQNLLGKRIDYSGRSVIVVGPSLKIHQCGLPKTMALDLFKPFVMGQLISRGYVYNVRSASRFIESGRDEVWDILEDIVRDSYVLLNRAPTLHRLGIQAFKPILIEGKAIQIHPLVCPAFNADFDGDQMAVHVPLSAEAREEAETLMLASRNLLKPATGDPIAMPNQDIVLGAFHMTYMDEDEEARSEGIKTFASETEGITAYLLKMITLQEKIFVRPTATLSEKLTPQDREKKRIETTIGRILFNASLPPEIPFYNTSLEKKKLSEIVLLSLERCGMVRTAQLLDHIKEICTKYLTESGMSFGMADIPTLPEKPALIRDAEKRIDDVQNQYDMGLLTSQERKSRVITIWTEVRDKIAKMSEAALDRKGSTYSIIRSGARGSWTQLNQVVGMKGLVANPAGEIIELAIKSSFKEGLDVLEFFISTHGARKGLADTALRTSSAGYLTRRLVDVAQDIVVTEEDCGDRTGFTMTKKDIGHDGDFGERVIGRTIAQDVLSAKKKVVLKSGELVTKLNQHVFRDEEVESVAIRSLLTCTTLDGICRQCYGIDLAYNEMVKEGTAVGIIAAQSLGEPGTQLTMRTFHTGGVAQADITQGLPRVEELFEARPPKNKALIAEVGGKASIHERARSTVDAQGKELLRTAEGKKIISIEFDDIEEDVYRFSPKKKTESILDDVQNRPKKKKGTLELKTEDGAHVKSGDILFVSAEGIEVKSRRDGKAKIEKLSVKVQVPVRSEKEYIVPAGAFIIIKDGDTIEPGDALTEGDLDLQIIFKFKGKEATQKYIINEIQHIYSSQGQKINDKHIEAIVRQLFSRIYVTDSAETDLIAGEVVERGEFIESNLIAKKADKQEAKGRELLMGITKASLSTRSWLSAASFQETARVLINAAVTGKADYLRGLKENVIIGRLIPVGTGYEERKRRRDIKTNIV; this is translated from the coding sequence ATGGCATACGACGAAAAAAAAGATTCAATCCACTCATTTGAAGATTTCGATGCAATCCGCCTGAAGCTTGCTTCTGCGGATGATATTGCACGATGGTCCTATGGCGAAGTAACACGCCCCGAGACTATCAATTACCGCACCCAGCGTCCGGAAAAAGACGGTCTTTTTTCAGAGCGCATTTTTGGCCCGACAAAAGATTGGGAATGTTATTGCGGTAAGTACAAAAAAATTCGCTATAAAGGAATCATTTGCGACAAATGCGGCGTAGAAGTCACGCGTTCCATTGTTCGCAGAGAACGCATGGGTAATATTGATTTGGCAGCGCCCGTTTCGCATATTTGGTTTTTGCGTGGCGTGCCTTCCAAAATCGGCATGTTGCTCGATATGTCTGTGCAGAATCTGGAAAAAGTCCTCTACTTCGCAAGTTTTGTCGTGATCAGCGTTGATGAACAGATTAAGGCCGATACGACTCAGCAACTCCGCGATGAAGGAAAATCAAAAAGGAAATCTATCGATCAAGATATTAATCGCCGCGGAAATGAACTGCGTAGCAAGCTCGAGACAGCTCAGAATGCAGCAGAAAAAAAGGATATCGAAAAACAATTGACTGCTCTGGAGAAGGAAAAGGTGGAAAGTATGGGAAAGATTGATGATGCGCTTCGGTCGGCAGAAGAAGATCTTAAGCAGCTCAAGCCATTACGCATTATGAGCGATATTTCCTATCGCGATCTTTCGATGAAATACGGCCACCTCTTTGAAGCAAATATCGGTGCGGAGGCCATTACGACACTCCTGTCTAAAATCGATCTGAAGGCACTGCATAAACAACTTCTTAAAGAAATTGAAGAAACCCAAGGGCTGAAGTATGAAAAACTTGTCCGTCGCGCAAAGCTTGTGAAAAGTTTTATGCATAATGGTATCAAGCCCGAAAGCATGGTGCTTTCTCGCATTCCCGTTATTCCACCCGACCTTCGTCCGATGGTTGCGCTCGATGGCGGCCGCTTTGCCACATCCGATTTGAACGACCTCTATCGTCGTGTTATTAATAGAAATAATCGCTTAAAACAACTCGTTGAACTTAAAGCTCCCGAAGTAATCTGTCGCAATGAAAAGCGCATGCTTCAGGAGGCAGTGGACGCACTTATTGATAATTCTGCGCGGCATGGCAAAACCGTCATGGCTTCCACGGGGCAGAAGCGGCAGCTTAAGAGTCTTGCAGACATGCTGAAAGGGAAGCGCGGACGCTTCCGTCAGAATCTGCTCGGTAAGCGCATCGATTATTCCGGTCGAAGTGTTATTGTCGTCGGTCCTTCGCTTAAAATCCATCAATGCGGATTGCCAAAAACTATGGCACTGGATCTTTTTAAGCCATTTGTCATGGGGCAGCTTATTAGCAGGGGATATGTATACAATGTCAGAAGCGCTTCAAGATTTATTGAGTCAGGCCGCGATGAAGTATGGGATATTCTGGAAGATATTGTTCGTGATTCCTATGTACTCCTCAATCGCGCACCAACATTGCACCGTCTAGGCATTCAAGCATTCAAACCTATTCTTATTGAAGGCAAGGCTATTCAGATTCACCCGCTCGTTTGTCCGGCGTTTAATGCAGACTTTGACGGTGATCAAATGGCTGTCCACGTGCCACTTTCGGCTGAGGCGCGAGAAGAGGCGGAAACGCTCATGCTTGCAAGCCGCAACTTGCTTAAACCTGCAACAGGAGATCCGATTGCAATGCCAAATCAAGACATCGTTCTTGGCGCATTCCATATGACGTACATGGATGAAGATGAAGAAGCGCGGAGCGAGGGTATTAAGACATTCGCATCTGAAACAGAAGGCATTACGGCATATTTACTGAAAATGATCACATTGCAAGAAAAGATTTTTGTGCGGCCCACTGCAACACTGTCTGAAAAACTCACCCCTCAAGATCGTGAGAAGAAGCGTATTGAAACAACAATCGGACGCATATTGTTTAATGCCAGCTTGCCGCCGGAAATCCCGTTTTACAACACATCGCTTGAAAAGAAAAAGCTTAGCGAAATTGTTCTATTATCGCTTGAGCGATGCGGCATGGTGCGCACGGCGCAACTCCTGGACCACATTAAAGAAATTTGCACCAAATACTTGACAGAATCGGGCATGTCGTTTGGTATGGCGGACATTCCGACGCTGCCTGAAAAGCCTGCATTGATTCGTGATGCGGAAAAGCGCATTGATGACGTGCAAAACCAATATGATATGGGCTTGCTGACGTCCCAGGAACGCAAGAGTCGCGTCATTACTATTTGGACAGAAGTGCGTGATAAAATTGCAAAGATGAGTGAAGCGGCTCTCGACCGAAAGGGCTCAACGTATTCCATTATCAGATCCGGGGCGCGCGGCAGTTGGACGCAGTTGAATCAAGTCGTCGGTATGAAGGGCTTGGTGGCAAACCCGGCGGGAGAAATTATCGAACTTGCCATAAAAAGCAGTTTTAAAGAAGGACTTGATGTGTTGGAATTTTTCATTTCAACTCACGGAGCGCGTAAAGGTTTGGCAGATACTGCACTTCGCACATCAAGCGCAGGATACCTCACGCGCCGTTTGGTGGATGTGGCGCAGGATATTGTGGTGACAGAAGAGGATTGCGGTGATCGAACTGGCTTTACGATGACAAAAAAAGATATTGGACATGATGGGGATTTTGGCGAACGGGTTATCGGACGCACTATTGCGCAAGACGTGCTTTCAGCGAAGAAAAAAGTTGTCCTCAAGTCAGGTGAGCTCGTTACGAAATTAAATCAACACGTCTTTCGTGATGAAGAGGTTGAATCAGTCGCAATCCGTTCCCTTCTTACATGTACTACGCTCGATGGCATTTGCAGACAGTGCTACGGCATAGACCTTGCATATAACGAAATGGTAAAAGAAGGCACAGCTGTTGGTATTATCGCTGCGCAGAGTTTGGGTGAACCGGGTACACAGCTGACTATGAGAACGTTTCATACGGGAGGTGTGGCGCAAGCAGATATCACTCAAGGGCTGCCTCGCGTTGAAGAGCTTTTTGAAGCGCGGCCGCCAAAGAATAAGGCACTCATTGCCGAAGTAGGAGGCAAGGCATCGATTCATGAGCGCGCTCGATCTACTGTTGATGCCCAAGGAAAAGAACTGCTCCGTACTGCAGAAGGAAAAAAGATTATTTCCATTGAGTTTGATGATATCGAAGAAGATGTGTATCGTTTTTCTCCAAAAAAGAAAACAGAGAGCATTCTTGACGATGTCCAAAACCGTCCAAAGAAGAAAAAGGGAACCCTTGAATTAAAAACGGAAGACGGTGCGCATGTGAAGAGCGGCGATATTCTTTTTGTCAGTGCAGAGGGAATTGAGGTGAAATCGCGGCGGGATGGTAAGGCAAAGATTGAAAAACTTTCTGTAAAGGTGCAAGTGCCGGTCAGAAGCGAAAAAGAATATATTGTTCCTGCGGGCGCATTTATCATCATTAAAGACGGCGATACTATTGAGCCTGGTGATGCGCTTACCGAAGGAGATCTTGATCTGCAAATTATATTTAAGTTCAAAGGCAAGGAGGCAACCCAGAAATACATTATCAATGAGATTCAGCATATTTATTCGTCACAGGGGCAAAAGATCAACGACAAACATATCGAAGCGATCGTGCGCCAGCTTTTCTCGCGCATCTATGTGACTGATTCTGCGGAAACTGATCTTATTGCAGGCGAGGTTGTAGAGCGGGGAGAGTTTATTGAATCGAATCTTATTGCAAAAAAAGCAGATAAACAGGAAGCAAAAGGACGCGAGCTGTTGATGGGAATTACGAAGGCGTCACTTTCAACGCGCAGCTGGCTTTCTGCCGCATCTTTCCAGGAAACAGCACGCGTATTGATCAATGCCGCGGTGACCGGCAAGGCGGATTATCTGCGAGGCCTCAAAGAGAATGTAATTATTGGAAGACTTATTCCTGTCGGAACAGGATACGAGGAGAGGAAACGTCGGAGAGATATAAAAACCAACATAGTTTAG
- the rpoB gene encoding DNA-directed RNA polymerase subunit beta yields MHMPKTQRKYFTKEHDVTPLPDLIEVQRDSYKWFVSEGLKELFDEISPVTDFTGRDLELWFTDYYFDDPKFDEKTSLTRNLTYERALWIKTKLANRRTGEEKEQDIFLGDFPVMTDRGTFIVNGVERVVVSQLIRSAGVYFSSTTYRGQEKRFYGAKLIPNRGAWLEFETDENNIIWVKIDRKRKIPVTAFLRAMGYGTNEEIEKVFEKIDVHPEMRFIETTLGKDPSIDEESGLIEVHKRIRPGDLATPDTARGLIHDMFFRFDRYDLSRVGRHKLNQCFNQDVSPKEKEFRVLRKEDLVSIIAEIIRYNVSQEEPDDIDHLGNRRIRGVGELIQNKFRMGLVRMRRIICDRMSTLDITAITPTKLINARPVILAVKEFFMSSQLSQFMDQVNPLSELEHKRRISALGPGGLSRERAGFEVRDVHSTHYGRICPIATPEGPNIGLVGHLASYARINEYGFIETPFRKVVIEKDGRARVTDDIVYMDAFTEEKHITTAATTLLDEKGYFLSEKAEVRKFGQPAMEDSASVEYMDVAPNQIVSVSTSSIPFLEHDDASRALMGSNMQRQAVPLVRPQSPVVGTGIEGRSAYDSGRMIISEDDGVVVGVEADQINVQTKDGEVKSYSLQKFQRSNASTCLNQKPIVSLGDSVKAGAVLADGPATELGELALGQNVTVAFMSWELGSYEDAILINERLVHNDRYTSIHIEHYPLAVRDTKLGPEIITRDIPNVSEEKLKDLDEDGIIRIGAEVKSGDILVGKITPKGETELSPEEKLLRAIFGEKAKDIRDSSLYMEHGEHGKVIDIKIFSRDNGDKLPSGVIKNVQVTVAHLRKIQVGDKMAGRHGNKGVISRVVAAEDMPFMEDGRPVDIVLSLLGVISRMNLGQLLETHLGMAAHKLNIKVATPALDGIPEEKIKDLLAQAGYAVDGKHQLYDGRTGEPFRLRTVVGCMYMMKLIHMVEDKIHQRSIGPYSLITQQPLGGKAQSGGQRFGEMEVWALEAYGAAHTLQEILTIKSDDVSGRSKAYEAIIKGEPIQKLNVPEAFNVLVRELKGLCLDVELMREKDKDSKRK; encoded by the coding sequence ATGCACATGCCAAAAACACAACGAAAGTATTTTACCAAAGAACATGATGTTACTCCGCTTCCCGATCTTATCGAAGTCCAAAGGGATTCGTATAAGTGGTTTGTTAGCGAGGGGCTTAAGGAGCTTTTTGACGAAATTTCTCCCGTTACCGATTTTACGGGTCGTGATTTGGAGCTTTGGTTTACCGATTATTATTTTGATGACCCGAAGTTTGATGAAAAGACAAGTTTGACGCGCAATCTCACGTATGAGCGGGCGCTTTGGATCAAAACAAAGCTTGCAAACAGGAGAACAGGAGAAGAAAAAGAACAAGACATTTTCTTGGGCGATTTCCCTGTCATGACCGACCGCGGGACATTTATTGTAAATGGCGTTGAACGTGTCGTGGTATCGCAGCTGATCAGATCCGCGGGCGTTTATTTTTCTTCAACAACGTATCGCGGCCAAGAAAAGCGGTTTTATGGCGCAAAGCTTATCCCAAACCGTGGAGCATGGCTTGAATTTGAAACTGATGAAAACAATATCATTTGGGTGAAGATCGATCGAAAGCGGAAAATACCCGTTACCGCATTTTTGCGCGCTATGGGGTATGGCACGAATGAGGAGATAGAGAAAGTATTTGAAAAAATCGATGTGCATCCTGAAATGCGCTTTATCGAAACAACATTAGGGAAAGATCCTTCAATCGATGAAGAGAGCGGGCTGATAGAGGTGCATAAGCGCATTCGCCCCGGAGATCTCGCGACCCCCGATACTGCTCGCGGCTTGATCCATGATATGTTTTTCCGGTTTGATCGCTATGATTTGAGTCGTGTGGGCAGGCACAAGCTTAACCAATGTTTTAATCAGGATGTTTCTCCGAAAGAAAAGGAATTCCGAGTGCTTAGGAAAGAAGACTTGGTAAGTATTATTGCTGAAATTATCCGCTACAATGTTTCTCAGGAAGAGCCCGACGATATTGATCATTTGGGCAATCGGCGCATTCGGGGCGTTGGAGAACTTATTCAAAATAAATTTCGCATGGGGCTGGTTCGCATGCGCAGGATTATCTGTGATCGCATGAGTACGCTGGATATTACCGCAATCACCCCCACAAAACTTATCAATGCCCGTCCTGTTATTTTGGCCGTGAAGGAATTTTTCATGTCCTCGCAGCTGTCGCAATTCATGGATCAAGTGAATCCGTTATCCGAACTTGAACATAAACGGCGTATTTCCGCATTGGGACCGGGCGGTTTGAGTCGTGAACGCGCAGGTTTTGAAGTGCGCGATGTGCACTCTACGCACTATGGTCGCATTTGCCCGATTGCAACGCCGGAAGGTCCGAATATCGGCCTCGTGGGACACTTAGCGTCCTATGCGCGCATTAATGAATACGGATTTATCGAAACGCCATTTAGAAAAGTAGTGATAGAAAAAGATGGGCGCGCACGCGTCACTGACGATATTGTATACATGGATGCATTTACCGAAGAAAAACACATTACAACTGCAGCCACGACGCTCTTAGATGAAAAGGGATATTTTCTTTCTGAAAAAGCCGAAGTGCGCAAATTTGGCCAACCGGCAATGGAAGACAGCGCATCAGTCGAATATATGGATGTCGCTCCTAATCAAATTGTAAGCGTATCAACATCATCTATCCCGTTTCTTGAACATGATGACGCATCACGTGCTTTGATGGGTTCGAATATGCAACGCCAAGCCGTGCCGTTGGTCCGTCCGCAATCTCCTGTTGTTGGTACCGGCATTGAAGGCCGCTCGGCATATGATTCCGGCCGTATGATTATTTCCGAAGATGACGGAGTGGTTGTGGGTGTGGAGGCAGATCAGATTAATGTGCAGACGAAGGATGGAGAAGTAAAAAGCTATTCACTGCAGAAGTTCCAGCGCTCGAATGCTTCGACATGCTTAAATCAAAAACCAATTGTTTCGCTTGGCGATTCAGTAAAGGCCGGAGCGGTGCTTGCAGATGGGCCGGCAACGGAACTGGGAGAGCTTGCGCTGGGACAAAATGTGACTGTGGCATTCATGTCGTGGGAACTTGGCAGCTATGAAGATGCTATTTTGATCAACGAACGCCTTGTGCATAATGATCGGTACACGTCCATTCATATTGAACATTACCCCCTCGCAGTGCGCGACACAAAGTTGGGACCGGAAATTATTACTCGCGACATTCCGAATGTGAGCGAAGAGAAATTGAAAGACCTCGATGAAGACGGCATTATTCGTATTGGTGCCGAAGTAAAGTCGGGTGATATTTTGGTAGGCAAGATCACGCCAAAAGGAGAAACAGAACTCTCTCCTGAAGAAAAACTTCTCCGCGCGATTTTCGGCGAAAAAGCAAAAGACATACGTGATTCTTCTCTGTATATGGAGCACGGCGAACACGGCAAAGTTATTGATATAAAGATTTTTTCACGTGACAATGGCGACAAGCTTCCTTCTGGAGTTATTAAAAACGTACAGGTGACGGTTGCACATTTGCGCAAAATCCAAGTCGGCGACAAAATGGCAGGTCGTCATGGCAACAAAGGCGTTATTTCTCGCGTGGTAGCGGCAGAGGATATGCCATTTATGGAAGATGGCAGGCCGGTGGATATAGTATTGAGTCTTTTGGGTGTTATTTCTCGTATGAATCTTGGACAGCTGCTCGAGACTCACTTGGGCATGGCTGCACATAAACTTAATATCAAAGTTGCAACACCGGCGCTTGATGGCATTCCCGAAGAAAAGATCAAAGATTTGCTGGCTCAAGCAGGCTATGCTGTGGATGGGAAGCACCAGCTCTATGATGGCCGTACCGGCGAACCATTCCGCTTGCGCACCGTTGTGGGATGCATGTATATGATGAAGCTCATCCATATGGTTGAAGATAAAATCCATCAACGCTCGATTGGGCCCTATTCGCTTATTACCCAGCAGCCATTGGGTGGTAAGGCGCAATCCGGTGGCCAGCGTTTCGGTGAAATGGAAGTATGGGCATTGGAGGCATATGGCGCAGCACATACTCTGCAGGAAATATTAACAATCAAATCGGACGACGTGTCGGGCCGTTCGAAAGCATACGAAGCAATCATCAAGGGCGAGCCTATCCAAAAACTCAATGTCCCCGAAGCATTCAACGTGCTCGTGAGGGAGTTGAAAGGTCTCTGTCTTGATGTTGAACTTATGCGCGAGAAAGATAAAGATTCAAAGCGAAAGTAA
- a CDS encoding 3'-5' exonuclease, with the protein MQTQYQQLLGGAFDLVCFDLETNGFETDTAIVEIGAIKIKAGMLNEFPQGAEEFHSLIAFDGIPNPDAFAVHKISLEVLQKQGSPLRDVLTRFTQFTEGAALLGQNVIAFDLRILNFHLARHSLVLQCPAVFDTKFLARKLLNIPSYSLQSLVSHLGVDHAPTHRSLDDVIATIKVFQKLLEKKYNIQ; encoded by the coding sequence ATGCAAACTCAGTACCAACAACTTCTAGGCGGCGCATTTGATCTTGTATGCTTTGATCTTGAGACGAATGGTTTTGAGACTGATACGGCTATTGTTGAAATTGGTGCCATAAAAATAAAAGCGGGAATGCTCAATGAATTTCCTCAAGGTGCAGAAGAATTTCATTCCCTTATCGCTTTTGACGGCATTCCGAATCCCGATGCGTTTGCTGTCCATAAGATTTCTCTCGAAGTACTACAAAAGCAGGGGAGTCCTTTGCGAGATGTTCTTACGAGGTTTACTCAATTTACCGAAGGCGCGGCGTTGTTAGGGCAAAACGTTATTGCATTTGATCTTCGTATTCTTAATTTTCATCTTGCACGGCATTCGCTTGTCTTGCAGTGCCCGGCGGTATTTGATACAAAATTTCTTGCGCGCAAACTCCTGAACATCCCGTCATATAGCCTCCAATCGCTTGTGAGCCATCTCGGCGTCGATCATGCGCCAACACATCGCTCGCTTGATGACGTAATCGCAACCATTAAAGTTTTTCAAAAGCTTCTTGAAAAAAAGTATAACATTCAATAA